The genomic DNA TCTTCCAGCCCCACTCCTTTTTTAGTTTGAAAGATTATATTATTGAGCGTGCAGCAACCAGATTTTGGTTTGCTCGCttgcttctttgtttttgtttgacaGATTCAGATGCCACACTTCAGAAGAGCTTTCAGCGTCACCTACAAAAGCAGGGTAAGAtttgtaaataaaatgcattacaactattattgtttgcatttatatgccacttttcctccaaggagctcaaagtggcatacatggttccccccctccataccatgactggctcaaggtcacacaatgaacttcatgactgagtggggatttgaaccctggtctcccatgtcctaacCTCTACCCTCTATGCTATGCACTGGCATAGGCTATAGATCGGTATCCATAAGATACACCATACATGTTGTTGGATCTCCTGCTCTGGAACCCAAATAACATTCCTTAATTTACAATTGCATTCATGGGGTGTTAATTGTATTCAATTTCTGTGGGCTAAACCAGCcacatataaccaacatgctttaGTCTAactaatgcatgaaggggttcaTAAAGTAAGctctcctgccaggcttagcctatgtcacttcccctcaccttaGGAGGAAATAGCTAACCAAACTTTTGTTCCTAGTCTACATGTGAACTTTGGTGTGTGAGGAGCTGTGAGCTGCTCCCCCAAGCCACATGGCTTTAACCCATCACTTTTGTTCCAGGCAAGAATGTGGTCCAAAACTAGCATTTTCCTATAGCAATAGTTTAGAACCTTTTACCGTTTTGTAACCAATATGTGTTTTACTGCCTGCGCAACTTCTTCTGACtactgtatggaaaagcacatgaatctgaactttggagagtttgtaagtaaaccattttgtAACTTACAGACATGTGATCTTTTCCCTATGCTAGAGGAAGTGGGATAATTTGGAAATAGCTCTGAAAAGGGGATGTTTTGCAGTTCACTAAAAGAGCACATTTTAAGGTTTTTCACCTTTTATTTCTACACTTTTCTTTGCTCCTATTTCCcatgttaaatctctgctggggttcatTCCCctaacttggatcttggcatgcAGAATTTCCAACCATTTCCACTTTCAAAAGACCTCAAAATGACCCCTGTAGCACTGAGTTAACATTTCTACTAGAAGTAAATTAATCAATATGGGCCTGCAATATGGGAGAGGATTATGTCACATCCCACCATGCTGGGAAGTCATTCTCCCACCCCCGCCTCAAGATGTTCTCACTGACAAATACCAGATGCTGACAATCTTAGCTATTGACTCAGCAATTCCTCCTAAGACAGTGAATCTGTATAAGTTCAACAATGTTTTAAGCTTTCCATTTAGAATATTATTCCGCAAAGCAACAATAACAACTGTTATTTGCCTTCTATCTTTGGGTAAGGAATGAGCCACCAAAGAAATGATTAATGGATGCTGTACCTAATTGTtgttttctggaaaccacaggaggcgagACTGCTCTTGCGGTTAggacctgcttgtgggtttcttgcaggcatctggttggccactgtaggaacaggatgctgaacaaaatgggtcattggcctgatccagcaggctcttcttttgtgCTTATGTAAGCATTGATTTTTGCGCTTTAAGCAATTGGGTCCCCTTCCATTTCTGCAATAACTTGTTTGTACTTGGTATGTTCATTCAAGCTATTTTCTGCACTGGACAATACATGTAGTTTGGACAGGGAAATCAGGCCTCCTAAACCCAATACTGTGCAGCCAACTGCCCTGGGTGAGTTCTCTGGCTGAAAAGAAAAGCCCAGAGTATTGCTGAGTTTTAACTACAGAAGCTACATTAACCACCACTGTCCTGATTATTACTATATGATCCAGCTgtaggttgcaggtttgatccccatatggaacagctgcatgttcctgcattgcagggggattgggctagatcagcctttctcaatcttgagtccccagatgtttttggcctacaactcccatgatccctaggtagtggtcctgctacctagggatcatgggagttgtaggccaaaaacatctggggacccaagattgagataggctgggctagatgatccttggggtcccttccaactctccaattctatgattctataagcagTCCTTTAGAAAAACAAGTCTTAGACTGTTTTAAAAGTCAAAGCCAGCACCTGAAATTTAGCCCAGTAACATCAGTACCAGTGTAGCTGCTGTAGGATAGATCTCTATGCTGTGATCACTTTGCCCCTGCCAACATAACAGCAGTTTCAGTTATTGGTTTCTGATCTCTGCTCTTTGCTGTTAATCTGTGTCTAGTCTCTGGCCTTTCAAACCcaattctatacatgtttactccTTCATTTACTGGACTTGTCCCCATATTGCAATCTGAATTAAAAAGCTGACCCATTTAATTTTTAGAGCAACAAATTTGACCTTCAGATCCAGCAATCCAATGGGGAAAATAGAATTATTTCTGTTTTGATTCAGATTTAATTCCTTTTTGCCAATGCTTTGTAGAACCAAGATGGGTCTGGAAACCATGTTTTGTGAGGAATGgttaagggagctgggtatatttagcctggaaaggagaagaatgaggggtgatatgatggccatcttcaaatatctaaatggatgtcacatggaaaatggaacaagcttgttttctcctgctccagagggtaggatccaaaacaatggcttcaagttacaagaaaagagattctgactaaacaaccaggaagaactttctggtggtaagtaCTGTTCAACAGAAGGCTGGGCTCcatcagaagatggtggactctccttcctcggaagtttttaagcagagtttggatagccttctgtcatggatgctttagtggagattccttcattgcagaggattggactagatgaacctcagggtcccttccaactctacaattctatgatcctgcaATTCTACCCATAGGTTTTGTATCCAAGTAAGAGCAACAAGCAAAATGTCACATAATGACTGCATATATTCTGGTTGGTGAACACTGACAGGAGATTTTTTTTGCAGATCAAGAGTTGCTCTTGAAAGCTACAGTGGAAGAGTTTTGCATGAAAATAAATTTCAGAGTTGAGTAGTTAGTCTGCAATCATGCAAAGGCAAAATCTGTCACTTAATTTGTCACTGGCAACATATTTACTCAGTTCAGTTCTGCTAAATGAGACCCAGCTGCGCTGATAGAACAGGCTTTGAGAAGAAAAGAAGGAGGTGAAGAAAGGAGGTCCATGAGAAATCATGCCTGACGCAAAAGTACAAAGCAGTGTGATTAAAATTTGCTTATACAACAGAGTGGAAAAATTCCGAACCAAAAACGTTATGGATGGTGAGATTCAAATTAAAATGTTCCAGTCTAATGGAAATGTTAAATATGAATGAGACTAAAGATGCCCCTAGAGAGTCCAGTTTCATTTGTACAAGCATGTTCAGGTCCTAAAAGCAGGAAAGGGGGACTGAAAGACAAGGTATCATTTTCTCAAGTGCTGGTGACCTGGGTTTCCTTGGATACCAAAGGAGGAAGGAGCATGTCAAAAGTCTGGTTGGAGAAGAGACTAAAAGAAATCACTTTCCTGGAGGTTGTTTATCCAAGGTGAAGCCAGCAGGAGAAGCATACAGGGACAGAGACCATTGTTTGCTACTAGAGtagaatagaattgcagagttggaaggaaccacaaggggcATCTAATAGTccatctccctgcaatgcaggaatctcttgcccaatgtggggcttgaacccacaatcttcatattaagggtctcatgctctactgactgagctatcccaggtgcATACTTCTTTTGCAAGCATATaggaaatcccaggttcaatacccaaTATCCCCAGTTGAAAGGATCAGGTAGTCAGTGATGGAAAAGACATTTGCCCAAGACCTTGGGATCTGCTACCTGTCAGAGTAAACCACATTAGATGGGTGGGCAAATAAATAGTCTAGCCTGGAATGAAGAAGTTTCCTATGTAACACCATAGAATAGAATATGGGTACTAGAATGCATGAGTGATAAGTTAAGGGTGGGGGCGTAGAATGCCAGGAAAGAGCAAGACAAGTAGCAAGTCAGTTGGTGACAGTTAGAGGGAAAGCAACCCAAGAGAGGACTGCAGAAGTAGAGGACGGAAAAATAGAGAAGAGAGAGGACACCAGGGAGAAGGAGGGTGGAAGCAGAACAACTGAACAGATTCTGCTACAAGAATGTTATACAACTAGCAACTGATAACAGACACTATTCTTGTTGaaacaacttttttggggggggtaggttTTCTTTATGTTTAAGCTTGTTCATTGTTACTACTGTAAGTTGATTATTTGCTTTACTTTTTTCAGACATtgtatttctgcttgcctggtggaacaatctcctctctccccccccccccccatacagtaTGAGCAGTACGTCAGTCACTACTGATACTTTCTCTTcttttcacagaagaaaatagGAAGGAATGTCATTGCTTCTTTGGATTGGGCTTTGGGGCCTCACCCAGCTGTCAGGAAGTGACCAGGTTTCTTCTGTTTCAACAAATTGTTCAGAAACAAAAGTAAGTGTTTTCCGCCACACGTATTGACCTGGGGCAGAAAAGGCACTGCATCTCtacaaaccatggcttgcaaaTTAAATACCAGTCCCAGGAATGCAAGCTTCCTTCTCCCCTTTCTGGTACAAATTTCTCCCTCTGTTCTCTAGTTGCTATACCCACAAGCCAGGGGTTTTGTGTTGCGAACCACGGCCAATGCTAACAAGGTCACCCCATGGTTTGTCAACCAACTTCAAAATATACCTTAGactagagctttccaaacttttcatgttggagacacactttttagacatgcttcTTTtggcaacacagtaattcagttttactagcaaaccagaggttaaactacgtaactcctttccagccccggaaggagcatggggagtgttcacgcgacacacctacacactgcagctgacacacaatgtgttgtgacacacagtttggaaagctctgccttagacACTGGTCAAGTAAGACAAGCCTGCTCAACACAGACCATTATTACGTACTATTAATATATAAATCTGAGCCACAGTGAAGGAAATTGAGGGGAGAGAATTTACTAGTCAAAGCAGTATGCTAATTAtacctctgaatagcagttgcaggGAGGGCAAACAGAGCTATCACTTTTAAATGCCACTTGTATAGTTTCTAGAAGCATCTTGAAAGCACTTTGAAACAGAAGGaaggactagatcaggggtcgccaAGGCTTACCAGCTATGGACCAGATCACTCCTGCGGAGATCATCCATGGGCCGGCCAGCACagcgccggtttagcacagcgcgcaggggactcgccaagcaggcggctcagttcaggggcagctcatgggccagtaaaacggtcttcgtgggccgcatccagcccatgggccgcatgttgccaacccctggactagatTACTGATTATCAACTGGTGGGTCAGTGCCTACTAGTGGGTTAAGACCTGATctaaggtggttcacaacaggagcactaccaccatacaaatatatggtagAAAATTAAGAAgggtttgggttaaaagtgggtccttgGTCTGGAAACCTTTGATGGACCTTTGATTAGATCTTCTGTTTGCATGCATTCCTGAGAGAGGAATATATGCCAGTTAAGTTAGGGAGGATGTTGTGCTTTGCTGAGCCTGGCTCACTATTTGCAAGCTACGCTTTGCAAGGAGGTGATATAGCACCTATATTGGGTAACATACATGGCCAGCTTCCTTCCCCATTCATTGTGAATTGACTTTCGGCATTCAGTTctaattttaaattgttggtaTTTGTCTCTTTAGGAGGATTCCCTTTTTCCTTCGGCTAACAGGACCATATGTGGAAGAGGCCAACATCTAAGAAGTGGTGGTTTGAATATGACTGTACTGAACGCAACACATCTTCCCACTGAATATTTGCAAGTTTTAGAAAATATTCACAGTCCATGTGAGCACACAAAGAGCTTTCTGATATGCTTATTACAAGATCGTATGATTGCTCGTTTCATTATCTTCATTTTCATGCTTTGGCTTTTTGGGAACAGAAccatcttcttctttctcctcttccgTATTAGGAAGACTTTCTTCTCTGTCTACATCTGGAATTTAGCTGTAGCTGATTTTGGTGCCCTGTTAGTTCTGTGCAGTATCTTCATATTCTTTTGCACTTGTGAGGATTCGAGCGATGCTCTTGTTAAATTGTTCCTGTTACTGGCATACCTATTTTTCTTCATGCAGGGTACTAGCATGCATTTCCTAATGTCCATCAGCATTGATTGGTTCTTGGTTGTCCTCTTCCCTATTTGGCACCGACGTCACAGTCCAAAATATTTGTCTGTTCTCCTATCTGCCATTGTGTCTGCTCTTCTCTGGGCTCTGTCTTGCTGGCTGTTACTGTTCTTCAATTTGGGGCTTGACCCACAGACAATCATTATCATCACCTTAATGATCTTTGCTCCACTAATGGTCATCTCCACCCAGACTCTAATCATCAAGATCTGGCACAATTTAGGTGAGCAAGGAGAACCCTGCACAGAAATTTTGCTTGGGATGTTTTTCTCCCTTGTCACTTGGGCCCCCTTGAATTTGTTCTTTGCCTTGCACCGCGATTTTGCAACCATCTCCTCATTGGCTTTTGTGTTCACTTCTCTGAGTGGCACCATCAACCCAGTACTTTACATTCTCATTGGACAAACACTTCTTT from Lacerta agilis isolate rLacAgi1 chromosome 7, rLacAgi1.pri, whole genome shotgun sequence includes the following:
- the LOC117050130 gene encoding proto-oncogene Mas-like, with amino-acid sequence MTVLNATHLPTEYLQVLENIHSPCEHTKSFLICLLQDRMIARFIIFIFMLWLFGNRTIFFFLLFRIRKTFFSVYIWNLAVADFGALLVLCSIFIFFCTCEDSSDALVKLFLLLAYLFFFMQGTSMHFLMSISIDWFLVVLFPIWHRRHSPKYLSVLLSAIVSALLWALSCWLLLFFNLGLDPQTIIIITLMIFAPLMVISTQTLIIKIWHNLGEQGEPCTEILLGMFFSLVTWAPLNLFFALHRDFATISSLAFVFTSLSGTINPVLYILIGQTLLSDSGSPMLYSRWVPRRGGEIN